The genomic stretch CAATCTTGTTGAAACTTACCTGAAACGTGTCAAAAATATTAGAATCGAGCAATGAAAAGTTGTAAAGAGACTTGTTAAATTTCACACAGCACGGCAAACTGCAACCAATATTTtagttattcaaaaataatgtattttcAGGAACGTAAATACCAGTGCAAAGAATGCGGAGCGATGCTGAAACGGAAGGAACATCTGGATCAGCACATGAGAGGTCACTCGGATGAAAGACCGTTCAAATGTCCGGTCTGTATGAAAGCCTTCAAACGAAACGAACATCGTACTAGGCACTACGTCATTCATTCGGGTGATAAAAACTTCACGTGTAACGTGTGTCACAAAGCATTTTCGAGAAAGGATCACTTGAATAAACATACACAAACTCATTTGGGAGCTAAGCGAACTAAATCGAAGAAGGAATCGGGGTTCGTTGACTCCAAGGAAACGCTTGAAAAAATAGCAAATATTACCCCCAAACAGGAAGGAAACTTTGTGCAAAAAGACAATtctaattttataaaacaagaTAACCATTTTGTTCAACATATACAAAACCTGCAGAAGGATCCAAACTTGATACAAACGTTTTCCGCATTTAAAGAACAGGCGTTAAAAGAGGGAGCTTTAATACAGCAACTGGCTGTGAATATGAACGAAATCTTGCCACAGAATACGAGATATTTAATGCCATCATAGTTTTAGGTAATATAAAAGATGAAACAGCAGTAGTTTCTTTTTAGGAGctaggaaataaaaaaaaatgaaaagaggtgattaattgtaatattgaatttcaaacagcaATAATTTGCTAGCAATAATGTTATTGCTCAGGTCGGCTAATCCCGGGATAATCTTTGACTGAGGTGCGCGAACATAACTTGTTTTTATTGGATCTGGTTTGTGTCATGAGCAGGTAAATACTGtactattatattatacaaaccTTGAGTTTGTAATGAATGCAAATTTGATCAAACCTGATCCGACAGTGCATAGTTTTATTCTTCGATAGATCGCGTGCTTCCGTCACGTTATTCCGACTTGACGGCTAACTCGCGAATCAAGTGAGGTAATCTTAATAATATATCATAGCTGTTAATATCGACGGTTGATGTGAAGAATTGGAGTAACTATGGACTGGCCAATGTCCATAGATCACAAGACAGTGACCTATAGTTGTTAGACTAGCTTTAAACAAGATAATTTGAAAGGATCTAGTCTACAATCACAATAATAATTGagtaatgataatttttaatcgatgATTGAGCCAGTAAAGTTTTGATCTGCTTTTATTTATAGGCATTTtcgggattttttttatttttttttttttttttgtcctagGGATCAGCTGATAATCGGTAACTCACTTAACtatgtaattaataatatattttattatttttaatattgtcATAAAGTTAACAAAAATTCGTAGTACCTTATTGCATACGTTGACGAGTGTTTTATCGTTATTTAAATTCACCACGTCAGTGGCTGATTAACTCAATAGATTGTACAAACATGGTTATGCCGTAGctggtctttttttttttttttttgttttctcccaCCCATAATGTAATCGGACGATGTTCCCACCAGTGAATAATTATACAAGTAATCATAATAACGATAGTTAATTTATCTAAATCTAGAGGTTTTCCTTGCGTCTTGATAATTTTATGACGATATAACGTATAATGTACATCTCATAATACTGCATAATGATAGAGCCAAAGATCTTACATATTGATGTCAGTATTTGactgtaatttttattgacTGTGAATCGATCGATTCAATTTTAAGAACTTTTTCGAGATTGACTAGactatataattttttaaaccatcATTTAGACAGTGATGATGTATTTTAcgatgtaggtataatacattTTACTCAACAAAACTcttgttatatgtataatattgataCTGATTGCCAAAAATcacatacacatatgtatTTTTCTGATCGAGATAttttggaataaaaagaaacctAGTGAAAGGTTGTCGTTTCATTAATAGTAAAAATCAACGATTACTCGATGAAGCCCCAATTCTATTTACCAATCCGTTAGTACGCCGCAAAGACGATAAGTCAAACGCTTTTCGAAATACTCCCTAAATTCAACAGACAATATTCTTTATTGCACGAATAGGGTAAGTATACcgcatatttattatttatacaaataGCAATAGTTTCTTACAACTACAATATTGTATTACTTATCGTTATTCGATCCATCGCAGAGTTCGCATCCGTGGAGTCTGATGACGGATAAAAAACCGACTTCCCTTACATCCTGTTTTTTCTCATCCCTCTACGGCTTTACGGCCTGAGCCACCCTGGTGTAAGCTCCGTAAGTTAAGTTGAGGAGACTCCCGAGCCATTCCAACAAATGTCGTCCAAGAGCCGCGGGCAATTGGAGAGTAGTCGGCGTCGTTGTTTCGACGACGCTATCGTCGTCCGAATTCTCCTGTAGTTCTAATCCGTCGACGGTTTTCGGCGCCTCGATTCCGTCGAGCCAGTCGTCCGTCTccgatttttttacagtttccGGGGCGGCAGATCCCttcgatatttcattttccttctTGCTTTCCGTATCGAAGGACCGCCCTAAGGTGAAATCGGATTCCTTATTGCCACTCGAAGCGGTTGGGAGAGGGCTGATCACGTTCGCCCAGATCAATTTCAACGCTTCGACGTCTGGGTTCGGCTCGTcgtttgacaaaattttctcaacgttACTCGTGTCCTCGGCTCGGTTGAAAACGAAATTATAACCAGCTTGTAACTTGGCAAGCAATTTGTCGAGCGGTTTTATGTCGCTTGTTCTCTCGTGAAACGCTGCCAATTCTTTAACCGGAAATAGCTTCGTTATTTGCGGTTTACCCTGCACTTCTAttagaaaaatctgaaatccACATATAATTGTCGTTAACTGCATTTCCACGATTAATCGACAAATCTCAAACGcattttaattaaaatcaacACGCTACTCCGCTGCAATATCTTTTACTACATTTACGTAgctctttatttttcggaatatATCGGAATATTATAATTCTCGAGTAGTTTCGGTCGAGTAAATGTAATTCCGTATGTGGTATATCAGCCAAGTAACAACAGTATACTCTGTTTTCGTTGTATCCCAACTTGAGAGTGCCCGTGCTGATCCTTGTAATACATCACGCGTATTTCTCGTACTATCCTCGTATTGTGTACGTAGGTACAATTTCTCAACCCTACGGATAGTGGAGTAGTAGGTGGGACAATTTATAGGGATGGAAAAGTTCAAGAGAAAATCATAGCACTCGACGGTGTTATTCGGAACATGGCCGGGGCGAGAATGTGATAATTCATCGGGAATTAGCCGGAGCGGCGCAAGGAGCACAGTACATGAAAATCGAGCGAGTCGGCAATCGATatgcgaaaaatttcacattcgaataaatttttttttttcatgtatgACTAAAATTCGTATAGCAACATGTCCGCACCTATGCAATTACGAAATCACGAAGAGGACCGCCGATGAAAGAGGACGGCTTCGAGGACGTTAGATTATTAAGATCTAATTATATTAACCAACATAATCAAAAGTTCGCTGAATTTCACTTGGGCCTTGTCGTGCTTGATTAGTAACAACTTGATTTGTCTCTGCACGATGTTGCGGAAAAATGAGTAGGCGTTGAAGCTGAATGGATATTTGACCTTTGACGACAGTTTCGTCTAACAAAGAATCACTCAAACTACCTGGGTAGGTAAATGAGTTTAGATCGCGGACgatttataagaaatataGGATCAACAAGTGCAAGTGCTAAATCAACAAAATGCGGATGGCGtatctttttaaaaaataaaatctaatataaatgtatttcATCCCGTGTGTCAATTTTTGTGcggtatacaaaaaaatgataattccCGTAAAAGTTATTGgcaaaaaatgtcgaaattacggtttaacgaattcattttcagtacgtgaatttttccactgtaattttaatattttatctgGTAGATGACCGAAATTTTCTGCAGTGTAgctgtacatttttttttatatcatatatCGTTCATTAAAATTGTTCGGTGTGAATCTGTGTCAGTGAAAATACCGTGAAATTCTATAGGTAATTCATTGGCATCGGTCCACAAATGATGAATTATTCGATAACTGCCAACGAATAACGTGAGTACATAAAACTGCGTAGAACTTCTTCAAGTGTATTAAAATGACATATAGTGTACAGCCATAATTATACACGAGAGACCTTCACACTTATGtaaattttaaagaattttatgCCAAATATGCACCTGATACCAAAACTTAAAGAATTCCATACGCGTGAAATTATACGAAAGTTTCGAAAAGATAAGTATTATACTTTTCGTATTGAATTCAGAAgatatttctaaaaaatttcttaggGTGATTCAACgggagaatttaaaaaattgttaaacaaatattttccgCGCACGAAGAAGGTGTCGAGTATACTTACCTTTCTTGACATTAAAGAAAACTTAAGAATTTGAAACACTTACGCAGAGAACACAGTATCCGATTAAAATCTTCATGGTAATAATGTTTCAGAGCTTATTCAGCGGCACGTGTGGCGAAAATggtaaattttgtataaaatcaCTGCAGCTGGacgatgaaatattatttcaattacaagGTAGGTGCTTTGGGTTGAAATAAAGACACCTCGAAGCGGTAATCGAATTTATACCACTGCGCAATGCAATGGGgtcggaaagaaaaaatcgtgagTAAAACAGTAACCGAATCTTGTTGTATTGTGTCTTTGCCGCCTACGCCCCTGTCCTTAGACAAAATCGTCGGATCAGAATTACTCAATACATTTGCAGCCGAGGCACGTAATTTGTACGTACAGTCGTCGCCTTCCAAACCGCGTTACTCAaactacaaataataattatcttttCTGTTTGGTGTTATACTGGGTCAGGGACCcgtagaaaatttgatttcaattatcgaaaatcaatcaaattcAACCCTGCGACATGTCGTAATTATTTTGTCACGTCATCGTTCAGGcggttttcaaaaatcaatacTTCTGTTAACCATACAATgactaaataaaaataacgcaGTTTCGAATTATTAAACTCGATTTAAACATAATGTTCAATACTTGAATGACCGTCTTAACATTTTTATGCAACTTATTTGCAGGGGCTTGCCATAAGCTGGTTGGAAACCATGAATGCACACGTATCGTGATTGATAATTCAAGGCCCGTTGCAGTGACGAGAATGGAAGTGAGTAACGCGTGATCTGTTTCGCTGCAGGGAGACtagaatttaagaaaaaaaaaaaacatagaaaaaaaagaataaaagaaaaaaagaaatgatgaTTCAAGCAAATATTGTATACGCATGTGACGCAGGCCGACAAACAATtgagttattatttttatttttttttacaatttctttCGAATGCACCGCGACATGAAAGTGAGTAAGAGTTTCCGAAGAATTTCGGCCATTGAAAATCGAACGCGAACGTTTGTATACAGCAGAAAGACAGGATGTTGCGATGCGTGTAATGGCCAGCATGGCTACTGACACGTTCGTGTTAAAACCcatttattatcataattaaCTTGTTAATATTCACGGTAGGCAGCCCGTGTCAGCGAATATTGGCATGACAAACTACGAGCTTCATTTTAATTACGGGCACGACGACGGAGCGAACTTCTGATTGACATTTGCCGTTCCGGATGAGGAACGAGGGAGGTTCGCATATCTGGTCTCCAATGCTATGTCCAAAAATGTATAATCCATGCACGTTATTTGCGAAGACGGTATCAACCCTGGCACACGGTTACGACGCGGCCAACAGCAGGAGGTATCGATTCGTTAACGGCTCTGACAATTAGCCCCCAGCAAATAAACGCGTGATTCCCGAAAGCTCGAACATCGCTGCAGAAACTGATTTGGATTAATGTAAATCCCCGTCGTATTTGACAGTCTGTAAATGAATGCAGATTGCAGCACGAATTCTCAGCGGGATTTCATCACCCACGGGCTTCTGCAGAAGGTACGAACCCTTGTTTTGTTCGGTGTGAATTCAGGGGGCTGGTTCTTAGATTTACAGCTTTGTAGGTAACAACCTTTTGCGCGTAGTGCATGTAAACTTTTCTGCCTCGGAGAGGCCCTTACACAGCTTTCGAACTtcggaaaagttttcaacgaGCAATTGAAGGGATCTTTGTGAGGTAAGTTTGACAAATGGAGAACACTCGAACTTAGTCGGTTATAAATGAATACAGGGTATCGGCTATCCTTAAATATCTTTCACGCAGTTTATTGATTACCGACGAGTTATAGATATAAACATGTTCCGGTTGTAAGTGGATTGTTGGTTGGATTTGAATAACTACTAGGATATCACTAGATTTAAGTTATCGGAAACGTTGATGCGGAAATCACGGTTCTGCAATTTCAGAATGACTTTAAAAGGGTTGAGTTACCGTAACATGgataaattttactttatcaCATGATAGACAACATGATCGCAATATCTCATGATTACTTACATTTTATAGAGTGAATTCGAgattttacttgaaaaataaatgttactACGATTACGTGACTTCCAAGATTTCTTACGATACCTTAAACTCAGAAAGAGatttctataataataaaGGATTTATCACATCTGTAACAATGATTACTGACGGATActttcattttaatattactGATTTCGGTGTGATTTCGAAGATTGCGAAATTATGTCGAATGATAGTGAGACGATGATTACTTGAGTGGAAGCAAAAGTATAATGATCTCACGCTACATTTAAAGGTGAGGTAAACGATTTTCGACATCTAGTTACTCcagcgaaaattttctctctcccactaaagccaatttttttaattataacatTATTTATTGAGCCTATACAGGGTATGGTTGAGACACAGCTTCTTGTTCCACAGTCTTGCGCGCATGCGTGTTGCAGTTATACAATATAAAAGTGactaaatattacaaaataaaggGTACAACGAAACAGTAAATCACAATATAGCGCTGCGAAGGTGGCCCATTGAGATCGAACCAGGGTGGCGAcaatttttctcgaataaaATTCTCCGATTTTTCCTGTCAAAAAATGCAGCATTCCGTGACCATTTGTCACGAAAGTTAGGTAATGTTGGACGGCTTTCATAACCAAGAGCTTCAGAAGTTGTGCACTTcgaatatataaatttgtatcCAAAAAACAAATAGTATATATTGCGTCGTTACACACAACTaattagaaattgaacaatacTATTTCCGAAAGTTTGCTGAAAACTTGACTGAATTTACGAAGCATGGCTGAAGTCTGAAAACGATTCATAAAAAAAGTACgtttattcccgactcaatCATAAAGTTAACTTTTTTGACCTCAAAAGCGGGACGAAAGCAGCATATTTTGCCGCAAATCCAAATCAGCGGTAAATACGAGCCCACTTTAAAAatcccaattttcaaataaatattgcggccagagttgagtcgggaataaagtcgtatatatatatatatgtaacacaGGAATTAAAACTTGACCTTATTCCCTTGTTAAACAATGTactacactgagaaaagtttcatttgttacagtaactagaaatattcagtaaaacaagtatcgttaaaaaaaactgttcgaatattgttggcattacgaaaaacgaggcacgcataaccattttgcgctattgtcgatccttttttgataattgcagagcaaaatcagtttgttcggtttaccATATTtctttagttaaataaggctttaacatcaatttattcttgcacaagtattaaattttcgcacagttacaagaaaatatagtgacagtgatcgcgatgagaaagaatagtaacggataacAGACTTTCCGGTAgcagctagaaaactaattttcattttttacctacaactatatttttcgattgtggtaataaatgaaaatagttaaggactgagccGTAACCGGAAATGAacatttctctcagtgcattTTCCCTGTGGCCCGTCTTAATTCCCTGACTTCTTCCGACACACAAAATTCCTCGACTAttcccggttttcccggtCTGTCGCCATCCTGTCGAATGCTCGGTTCATCAGAACACGAAGCGCATCGGCAAGACCTTGTTTCTTAGATCGGTGCTCAGCCTGCTGCCCGGGTCCTTCAGAACGGCGATAATCTGCTTCGTTTTGGTCATAGAATCGTACCTCGACAACTCGTTAGCCGCCATGGCTTTCTCGAGAAATTCCCTGAGCTGAACCCCGGCTTCGCCGCCCGAGGATTCCTGCAAGAACTTTAGGACCTTGTCCGAGTATCCGGCGTACTTCGAGTATCCCTGCCTCCTCGCGTCCTTGCTCAGGACGTCGTAAAGCTCGCTCAGCTGGAGAAGGGACGGGCTGGTGGTCGCGTTTCCAGCCCTCAGGAAGGCGACCAAACTCGGATTCGGCACCTGGTCGACTCTCTCGCCGAGGAGCGTGAACCTGacgaaagaataaaattgaaaaaaaggaacaatCGAACCGTTTAATCGTTGTTCGAAGAACaagttttacaaattttatagcGATCATATCGTTATACGTTGTATTTACGAGGCCTTGACGAAATTTTCCATGCGATCGAAGTTGGCTAAAAATTATGCTGTAAAATCATCATTAGCCTTGATCCAATGACGGAATCGAGGAAGTATTAATTGCTGTTTATAGATTCAACGATGAGGCAATGGAAAATGCGTCGACTAGCCGTGAACAGACTTAATCAAGTAAACAGAGGGATTTTCATGACTATGAGGAATAATTAATACGTAATAGCATTGAAAGTTCATTTCGACCTCAGATCTCAGATATTTTTCGTCCGCAATTATCACGCGCGATGTATTATGTTACGATAGATAAtgaggtataaaaattttcttcgagTTAACCGCGCGATTCGCCGTGTATGgttattttacaaattgtaaAACAGAAATTTAACGAAACGACGACATGCGGTGTAATTAGAGCGGTAGCTTTCGCAACTGAATGTCATTTCACGGGATTCGGTGGTGGTAATGACTCCAGTtggattttaataaaactaGGACTAATAACAGCCCGCGGTGCAGGAATAATTGGAAGCTGAAACGAGATAACGagtaaaagtgaaaatttctgtaataGATTCACAATTCGGAACTACCAGCACGCTCAGCTAGTAATTGATAGGGACGAGGTAAGTAATCGCAAATACCTCGAGGCGGTTATACGGTTAATACCGTGCCAAGTGACTCACGTTGATAAATAACTTGATAACTCATTCGTATCCGCAGGTTTCCTTAGCGATTAACGATCCTGCGGAAAAGTATACAGCTGTAGTATTCACGCGGGAGGATCACGTCAGCCATGATAAACAGTGAAAACGGGGCATTGTAACGTATACCTTATTATACCCGAGTAGAATACTGGCTCATCGTCGGTGATATTATTCAGTCAAATATCCCGAGGCtcattcaattattaattCGAAGAAATGAAGCGTATTCCAGAGTCGGGTGTAATTTTAACGGACGTTAAAAATTCTTCCTCCTAAATAAACACGCTTGTTTTTTAACGCTGGTTTGTACGAGCGCGATTCTCGAAATGGAAATGTTAACCGGTTAATATTAAGCAGAAGTTTATAAAGCGCAATTAACGAGGTTGATGAACCAAAACGCGATACTTCGTGTTTAATTTATTATGAGATAGTGAACCGTTGggtatttatcaaattgtttATTCGTCAGCTACGAAGATCTTTTATAAAACGcagaattcaaaaatattcgaattatAAACAAAGGCCTCGGACATTGATGTTTCGTTTAAAATCGTTTagaaatggttgaaaatttaatggaTTTGTTCGGTGTCACTTTGCGATGGctcgttttattcaaaagactATTCTCTGCAAAGTCGCTTgaatagattttctttgttttatcaaatttgGAGATAACAGTCTTCGGAATAAAATGAGTTATAGTAAAATGAAATCGAACTGCTCTACtaattttataacgatttcGAAGCGATTTCAGAGCAGGCATCGACATCCAACCCTTATTCTACATCTCCAGTGTTAtccaattttgaattttcaaagcgATCTTATTTCGCTCCTTAcgaatataacaataattcaacaaaTACTCGGTGTCCGACTATTTTCTAAcagtgtaataaaataataaacgttACCAATCTTCGTTCAATAAACCTGCTCAAAGATTTCGCCTGACAGAAAAATGGTATAAACTTTTCTTTGCATCGCATACATGGAACGAAATCAATCGAACTGAGGCACGTTACTTACCTCGCATCGTCCTTGTCTTCGTCAGATTTTTCTCTATCGTCGGACGATCCATCGGCAGGAATATAATGTGCCGGATTCTTGGCCTCGATGCACTCGGTCCCCGAGGTTGAGACCATTTCCGGCGAAGTTTGGGCGACGTCCTTGTATCCCGACGACGAAGTTTCCATGATGTTGTAAATCTGCCGAACAACGCTGTCGACGGTCGATTCTTTGGGCATGCTAGTAACGAGTCGATAGCCTGGTCTGCACCTGCTGATCGTTTGTCCGTTACTCTTTTCCGGCACCTCCTGATCCCTCTCCGGAAGTTCGTAGTTTGTTTCCGGTAGCCCGTAAACAACTTCCGATTCTTCGTGGTTCGCTTCCGGAGTGAGAGCTTGGCCCCCGCCAACCTTCTCGGAATTCGCACCCTCCGGTTTTGCGATTATCAAGGCCTCCTCCTGGTACCGCTCGGGTGGCACGAAGTACTTCTCATTGTCGGATATCGTCGACGTCTCGACGTCGTTTCGCGTTTGTACCTCTGCAGGTAAGGGTTGTCTCTGTCCGGGCGGATGCGGACTCGTCGACGGTGTTCGTAACAGAgtttcctcctcctcttcggCGGCGTGTATTTTCAGCTGACCAACCGCGTGGAATATAACCTGCGCGTCGAGAAAAACTCCGCTGATGATAATTGTACGTAAAatgcgtgaaaataaaaaggatTCGTCAAATATGGCGGAAGAATGTTTCTTCGATTCCAACCATCGTTATTAATGAAAAGCAATTAGTGGTAGCAACGAATATACTAAACAATGATCATGAATTAATTGTTCATATTTCATTGAACTTCCTCGATTCTTGAATAATTGGTTAATACTTCTGACATCTTTTATTTATCAGGTTCAATCTCGACCCAGAATTCATCGGTGAGTCCTGCGATGACAAGTCAACCGAAGCGGACTGTATTAACGGATCCATGGCATCGTCGAACTTACTTGCATCGCGGCTGGCAGGAAGGCATCGGAATAAATGGGCGTAGCGAACGCCGGTCCTTTCCTCACGATCGCAGGGGAGGCCTGGAACAAGTCGTACGAAtcgtatttatacatacaccgTGTCGTAACATAATATGATTAATTGTTTCCGCAAACATCGTTCGAGACTATACATACGCAATAAGGATATGATTGCTACCGGTCAACACGAGTTTTGAGTCTGGGTTGaagatgtcaaattttaatttcttctacGTAGCtaataagtgaaaaaattgttttattagataaagtttgtttttgtagaaacgagaacgatatttcagattttaaaagaaataacctattttctcaaacatttgttgtaaataacaattggGAAGACGTCAGTCTtgcatttaaatcacttttattcaagactaataattaataataaatcacaAATGTAAGAGAATTGACGAACAATGTTTaaagatgaatatttttcgtacttcttctattttcgtaATGGACTTCCGCGTATCAAACCCCAAACGTAATCATCCCCATCATCCGTCGCATCttggtgaaaactttttcctttttcttcggAATAGGCACTCGTATTAGCTATCAACCAGAAAACTTCAagacttatttatcaacgtaaaaatgacgaaaacaaacttcatgtataataaatacaggttttcattattattcgatgtgtagaatcgaaatttatttctctcaatagaaactcaaaaaaaaaaaagaacttttttcacgttGACCTGTGTAATTTGACCGATATGATATAGTCACGAACTTCAAACACTTGCACACTTTGCTTTTACCTCGATGATTCAAGCTCTGCTAATATTCGATTAATTTCGA from Neodiprion virginianus isolate iyNeoVirg1 chromosome 3, iyNeoVirg1.1, whole genome shotgun sequence encodes the following:
- the LOC124300302 gene encoding uncharacterized protein LOC124300302, yielding MKILIGYCVLCIFLIEVQGKPQITKLFPVKELAAFHERTSDIKPLDKLLAKLQAGYNFVFNRAEDTSNVEKILSNDEPNPDVEALKLIWANVISPLPTASSGNKESDFTLGRSFDTESKKENEISKGSAAPETVKKSETDDWLDGIEAPKTVDGLELQENSDDDSVVETTTPTTLQLPAALGRHLLEWLGSLLNLTYGAYTRVAQAVKP
- the LOC124300496 gene encoding uncharacterized protein LOC124300496 isoform X1; translated protein: MRAVHCLFILLVVHGASPAIVRKGPAFATPIYSDAFLPAAMQVIFHAVGQLKIHAAEEEEETLLRTPSTSPHPPGQRQPLPAEVQTRNDVETSTISDNEKYFVPPERYQEEALIIAKPEGANSEKVGGGQALTPEANHEESEVVYGLPETNYELPERDQEVPEKSNGQTISRCRPGYRLVTSMPKESTVDSVVRQIYNIMETSSSGYKDVAQTSPEMVSTSGTECIEAKNPAHYIPADGSSDDREKSDEDKDDARFTLLGERVDQVPNPSLVAFLRAGNATTSPSLLQLSELYDVLSKDARRQGYSKYAGYSDKVLKFLQESSGGEAGVQLREFLEKAMAANELSRYDSMTKTKQIIAVLKDPGSRLSTDLRNKVLPMRFVF
- the LOC124300496 gene encoding uncharacterized protein LOC124300496 isoform X2, producing the protein MQVIFHAVGQLKIHAAEEEEETLLRTPSTSPHPPGQRQPLPAEVQTRNDVETSTISDNEKYFVPPERYQEEALIIAKPEGANSEKVGGGQALTPEANHEESEVVYGLPETNYELPERDQEVPEKSNGQTISRCRPGYRLVTSMPKESTVDSVVRQIYNIMETSSSGYKDVAQTSPEMVSTSGTECIEAKNPAHYIPADGSSDDREKSDEDKDDARFTLLGERVDQVPNPSLVAFLRAGNATTSPSLLQLSELYDVLSKDARRQGYSKYAGYSDKVLKFLQESSGGEAGVQLREFLEKAMAANELSRYDSMTKTKQIIAVLKDPGSRLSTDLRNKVLPMRFVF